The proteins below are encoded in one region of Limnochorda pilosa:
- a CDS encoding peptidylprolyl isomerase, translated as MVSRLRDRRLAWWGVPLVLLLILALARLVPWARAAGEGDVVARVNGEPIARDAFYAALERAAGEQVLDQLITEALILQASPTLKEPVADADVEKEIASLKAAYPDEKAFQAALDAYRLDEEELARQVRLSLIVDRLSSQDVSVTDEEVAQYFESHKDELAHPERVRARHILVKTLEEAQAVKKALDEGGDFARLAAERSQDPGSKAKGGDVGFFSQSDNLVDSFKEAAFALDVNEISDPVKSSFGYHIIQVTEREAARPAKLEEEAAQIRDQLVQEKATPPAELIGNLRSGAEITVLWDRYRSLQNTDPGASGGAD; from the coding sequence ATGGTTTCACGCTTGCGCGATCGGCGCCTGGCCTGGTGGGGTGTGCCCCTGGTCCTCCTCCTGATCCTGGCCCTTGCTCGCCTGGTTCCATGGGCCCGGGCCGCCGGCGAGGGCGACGTGGTCGCCCGGGTCAACGGCGAGCCGATCGCCCGAGACGCCTTCTACGCAGCCCTGGAACGGGCGGCGGGCGAGCAGGTCCTGGATCAGCTCATCACCGAGGCGCTGATCCTGCAGGCTTCCCCGACCCTGAAAGAGCCTGTCGCCGACGCGGACGTGGAGAAGGAGATCGCCTCCCTCAAGGCCGCGTATCCTGACGAGAAAGCCTTTCAGGCCGCCCTCGACGCCTACCGGCTCGACGAGGAAGAGCTCGCCCGCCAGGTGCGCCTGAGCCTGATCGTCGACCGGCTCTCCTCCCAGGACGTCTCGGTGACGGACGAGGAGGTCGCCCAGTACTTCGAGTCCCACAAGGACGAGCTGGCCCATCCGGAGCGGGTGCGGGCGCGCCACATCCTGGTGAAGACCCTGGAGGAGGCGCAGGCCGTCAAGAAGGCCCTCGACGAGGGCGGCGACTTCGCCCGGCTGGCCGCGGAGCGGTCGCAGGACCCCGGGAGCAAGGCCAAGGGCGGCGACGTGGGCTTCTTCAGCCAGTCCGACAACCTGGTGGACTCCTTCAAGGAGGCCGCCTTCGCCCTCGACGTCAACGAGATCAGCGATCCGGTCAAGAGCTCCTTCGGGTACCACATCATCCAGGTGACCGAGCGTGAAGCCGCACGGCCGGCGAAGCTCGAAGAGGAAGCAGCCCAGATCCGGGACCAGCTCGTTCAGGAGAAGGCCACACCACCTGCCGAGCTGATCGGAAACCTGCGCTCCGGCGCTGAGATCACGGTCCTGTGGGACCGGTACCGATCGCTGCAGAACACTGATCCCGGCGCCTCCGGCGGGGCAGACTAA
- a CDS encoding DUF951 domain-containing protein has protein sequence MPTKFYLGDVVRLRKQHPCGSDTWEVMRVGMDFRIRCQGCGRVVMVPRPRFERSVKAILKRGIDEPGPLG, from the coding sequence ATGCCAACGAAGTTCTACCTGGGCGACGTGGTGCGCCTGCGCAAGCAGCACCCCTGCGGCAGCGACACGTGGGAGGTGATGCGCGTTGGAATGGATTTCCGCATCCGATGCCAGGGCTGCGGACGGGTCGTCATGGTGCCCCGGCCCCGCTTCGAACGAAGCGTCAAGGCGATCCTGAAGCGAGGTATCGACGAACCCGGGCCCTTGGGGTGA
- a CDS encoding formate--tetrahydrofolate ligase — protein MPTDIEIAQSVSLRPIGEIAAHLGLEDDEWEPYGRTKAKVTLEALQRRLTQPRIGRLIYVTAITATAAGEGKTCTAIGLTQGLGKVGRQATVCLREPSLGPTFGIKGGAAGGGYAQVVPMEEINLHFTGDIHAVGTAHNLLAAVIDNHLSKGNALRIDPNRVVWRRVMDMNDRELRQVVVGLGGPANGVVRETGFDITVASEVMAILCLADSITDLKERLGRMLVAYTYEGEPVYARDLGVHGAMAALLRDAFRPNLVQTLEGQPAFVHGGPFANIAHGNNSILATELALRLSELVVTEGGFGADLGAEKFFDIVHGYTGLTPDVVVLVASVRALHMHGGVSKREVEQANPEALLAGMPNLIRHIENVQRFGLPVVVAINRFPTDAPEELELIRTRCAEMGVPVALSDVVARGGEGGVELAAAVLDALDQRPADFRPLYHWNLPITEKLDRLATQIYGADGVELSPAAQKQVREAERNGWGQLPLCVAKTQHSLSDDPDLKGAPTGWKLRVREIRPSLGAGFLVCLAGDVMTMPGLPTHPAAERVDIDASGRITGLF, from the coding sequence GTGCCGACCGACATTGAGATCGCGCAGAGCGTAAGCCTGCGCCCCATCGGCGAGATCGCCGCCCACCTGGGCCTGGAGGACGACGAGTGGGAGCCGTACGGACGCACGAAGGCCAAGGTTACCCTGGAGGCGCTCCAGCGGAGGCTCACGCAGCCCCGCATCGGGCGCCTGATCTACGTCACCGCCATCACGGCCACCGCCGCCGGCGAGGGCAAGACGTGCACCGCCATCGGCCTCACCCAGGGCCTCGGCAAGGTGGGCCGGCAGGCGACCGTCTGCCTGCGCGAGCCGTCGCTGGGCCCCACCTTCGGCATCAAGGGTGGGGCGGCCGGTGGGGGCTACGCCCAGGTGGTGCCCATGGAGGAGATCAACCTCCACTTCACGGGAGACATCCACGCCGTGGGCACCGCGCACAACCTGCTGGCCGCGGTGATCGACAACCACCTGAGCAAGGGGAACGCCCTTCGCATCGATCCCAACCGGGTCGTCTGGCGGCGGGTCATGGACATGAACGACAGGGAGCTGCGGCAGGTCGTGGTCGGCCTGGGCGGCCCGGCGAACGGGGTGGTCCGGGAGACGGGCTTCGACATCACCGTCGCCTCGGAGGTGATGGCGATCCTCTGCCTGGCCGATAGCATCACGGATCTCAAGGAACGACTGGGCCGGATGCTGGTCGCCTATACCTACGAGGGCGAGCCCGTCTACGCCCGCGACCTGGGCGTGCACGGGGCCATGGCGGCCCTGCTGCGGGACGCCTTCCGGCCCAACCTGGTGCAGACGCTCGAGGGCCAGCCGGCCTTCGTCCACGGAGGGCCCTTCGCCAACATCGCGCACGGCAACAACTCGATCCTGGCCACCGAGCTGGCGCTGCGGCTCTCGGAGCTGGTCGTCACCGAGGGCGGGTTCGGCGCGGACCTGGGAGCGGAGAAGTTCTTCGACATCGTGCACGGCTACACCGGCCTCACCCCCGACGTGGTGGTGCTCGTGGCCTCGGTGCGGGCCCTCCACATGCACGGCGGGGTGTCGAAGCGCGAGGTGGAGCAAGCCAACCCTGAGGCGCTCCTGGCGGGTATGCCCAACCTGATCCGGCACATCGAGAACGTCCAGCGCTTCGGTCTGCCGGTGGTGGTGGCCATCAACCGCTTCCCCACCGACGCGCCGGAGGAGCTGGAGCTGATCCGTACCCGGTGCGCGGAGATGGGCGTCCCCGTCGCCCTTTCAGACGTGGTGGCCCGGGGCGGCGAGGGGGGCGTGGAGCTGGCCGCAGCGGTCCTGGATGCCCTCGACCAGCGCCCCGCCGATTTCCGTCCACTCTACCACTGGAACCTCCCCATCACCGAGAAGCTCGACCGGCTGGCGACCCAGATCTACGGAGCCGACGGGGTGGAGCTCAGCCCCGCGGCCCAGAAGCAGGTCCGGGAGGCGGAGAGGAACGGGTGGGGCCAACTCCCCCTTTGTGTGGCCAAGACCCAGCACTCGCTCTCGGACGATCCCGACCTGAAGGGCGCCCCGACCGGGTGGAAGCTCCGGGTGCGGGAGATCCGCCCCTCGCTGGGCGCGGGGTTCCTGGTCTGCCTGGCCGGAGACGTCATGACCATGCCGGGGCTGCCGACCCACCCCGCCGCGGAGCGGGTGGACATCGACGCCTCGGGGCGCATCACCGGCCTGTTCTAG
- a CDS encoding single-stranded DNA-binding protein: protein MLNRIILIGRLVADPDMRYTQSGTAVTHFTLAVDRPFTNQQGERETDFIDVVAWRKLAETVANNLSKGRLVAVDGRLQVRTYDASDGTRRKAAEVVADTVRFLDSPRRQEGAREGAAGDDAEAAPLTEDDVPF from the coding sequence GTGCTGAACCGGATCATCCTGATCGGCAGGCTGGTGGCCGATCCGGACATGCGCTACACCCAGAGCGGGACAGCCGTCACCCACTTCACCCTGGCGGTCGATCGACCCTTCACCAACCAGCAGGGTGAGCGCGAGACGGACTTCATCGACGTGGTCGCCTGGCGGAAGCTGGCCGAGACCGTCGCCAACAACCTGAGCAAGGGGCGGTTGGTGGCGGTGGACGGGCGGCTTCAGGTGCGCACCTACGACGCTTCGGACGGAACCAGGCGGAAGGCCGCCGAGGTGGTGGCCGACACCGTCCGGTTCCTTGACTCGCCGAGGCGGCAGGAAGGCGCCCGCGAGGGCGCGGCGGGCGACGACGCCGAAGCCGCACCCCTGACCGAAGACGACGTCCCCTTCTGA
- the rpsR gene encoding 30S ribosomal protein S18, which yields MARNNRKRRKKVCAFCVDKIAFVDYKEAGRLRRFLTERGKILPRRINGNCARHQRQMTHAIKRSRMMALLPYTID from the coding sequence TTGGCACGCAACAACCGGAAACGGCGCAAGAAGGTCTGCGCCTTCTGCGTGGACAAGATCGCGTTCGTGGACTACAAGGAAGCAGGGCGCCTGCGCCGGTTTCTCACCGAGCGCGGCAAGATCCTGCCCAGGCGAATCAACGGCAACTGCGCGCGGCACCAGCGGCAGATGACCCACGCCATCAAGCGCAGCCGCATGATGGCGCTGCTGC
- a CDS encoding lipoate--protein ligase family protein: protein MSRRNPAPSGHPKPAHARGLRVRLLPMAALSPAWNMAVDEAILREAGAGRSVPTLRFYRWDPPTLSLGRFQQAWGHVDLEACRRRRIGLVRRPTGGRAVLHDHEVTYAVVLPEVVGLPASVTEAYRLLSQGLAEGLRILGVEPQFLRPLPRNAKAAAPVAGEQGAAAAGAEGRGAAQDLSALCFEAPSWYELAAEGKKLVGSAQLRRHGGVLQHGSLLLHLDRALAAELLGGGGRSEGVLQSAASLDEALGRPVSFEEAADALKQGFGRALGWQVTPAALTPREERLARWLAEHKYGSDGWNLDRVEPEEPPWFQEVGDHA, encoded by the coding sequence GTGAGTCGCCGGAACCCCGCACCCAGCGGGCACCCGAAGCCGGCCCATGCGCGAGGCCTCCGGGTACGCCTCCTCCCCATGGCGGCCCTCTCGCCCGCCTGGAACATGGCCGTGGACGAGGCCATCCTGCGTGAGGCGGGGGCGGGCCGCTCGGTCCCCACCCTGCGCTTCTACCGGTGGGACCCGCCGACCCTCTCCCTTGGCCGGTTCCAGCAGGCCTGGGGCCACGTGGACCTGGAGGCGTGCCGGCGGCGCAGGATCGGCCTGGTGCGCCGTCCCACCGGCGGCCGGGCGGTGCTTCACGACCATGAGGTCACGTACGCGGTGGTCCTCCCGGAGGTCGTCGGCCTGCCGGCCAGCGTCACCGAGGCGTACCGTCTTCTGAGCCAGGGCCTGGCCGAAGGGCTCCGCATTCTCGGCGTGGAGCCCCAGTTCCTCCGGCCGCTGCCCCGTAACGCGAAGGCTGCCGCCCCGGTGGCGGGGGAACAGGGAGCCGCCGCAGCGGGTGCCGAGGGACGAGGCGCGGCCCAGGACCTCAGCGCCCTCTGTTTCGAGGCACCTAGCTGGTACGAGCTGGCGGCCGAAGGGAAGAAGCTGGTGGGGAGCGCCCAGCTCCGTCGCCACGGGGGGGTGCTGCAGCACGGCTCCCTTCTGCTCCACCTGGATCGGGCCCTGGCGGCGGAGCTCCTGGGCGGCGGGGGCCGGAGCGAGGGGGTCCTCCAATCGGCGGCAAGCCTCGACGAGGCGCTCGGGCGGCCCGTGTCCTTCGAGGAGGCCGCCGACGCCCTTAAGCAGGGCTTCGGGCGGGCCCTGGGCTGGCAGGTGACGCCGGCCGCCCTCACGCCGCGGGAGGAGCGGCTGGCCCGATGGCTCGCCGAGCACAAGTACGGCTCGGACGGATGGAACCTGGACCGGGTGGAGCCGGAGGAGCCGCCCTGGTTCCAAGAGGTTGGGGACCATGCCTGA
- the pheA gene encoding prephenate dehydratase produces the protein MPELAIGYLGPEGSHSEAAADRLRTLWPGLRLAPEPTLDQMVAALAAGRLDGAVVPVENSIEGSVDRVLDLLAETPGVAVRAEWILPVDHHLLGRPGTRLSGPGTPARVLSHPQALAQCRATLSRLLPGAELVPAASTAEAARLVAAGTDPTVCVGSLRAAERYGLAVLHRHVQDRSANHTRFWLLTRGLIAEAVGARRKTAVVFAFAADRPGNLYQALGVFARRNVNLTRLESRPAGGDLGAYRFFAEIEGDLDDPRVAGGVEELGAVAGYVRTLGRYPVLEPTMEGMVSMTAERGEGAADLLSQEVREKLARIEAWLDRAGYDVLLLQRRDNVAWLTGGARNHVPKATDVGSAWVVVRRGRCTVVTTGIEGERIRREELRGEPWEVRTFDWWDPASDPTPHLLTGKAASDTGAYGTTPVHAEIRRLRVPLTLPEQARYRLLGRETAEAVEAVARRILPGQSEWEVAAQLEEALWARGIEPTVTLVAADDRLRAYRHPLPTTNRVGDRVMLVTCGRRHGLIANLTRLVSFVPQDDDLQRRHRACCTVDAALFLATRVGTPYSDLWATLQHAYAAVGFPDEWQLHHQGGPTGYEGRDELLRPSSAGRVEPYQAFAWNPSITGTKSEDTLLATPEGPEWLTAPQDWPAVEVEWEGRRLRRPDILVRASATGCA, from the coding sequence ATGCCTGAGCTTGCCATCGGCTATCTGGGCCCTGAAGGGAGCCACAGCGAGGCCGCGGCCGACCGCCTCCGCACGCTCTGGCCCGGCCTCCGCCTGGCCCCCGAGCCCACCCTGGATCAGATGGTGGCCGCCCTGGCCGCGGGCCGATTGGACGGGGCGGTGGTGCCGGTGGAGAACTCCATCGAAGGCAGCGTCGACCGGGTCCTGGATCTCCTGGCCGAGACACCGGGCGTCGCCGTCCGCGCCGAGTGGATCCTGCCGGTGGATCACCACCTCCTGGGACGTCCCGGAACCCGGCTCTCCGGCCCCGGCACGCCGGCCCGCGTGCTCTCCCACCCGCAGGCCCTGGCCCAATGCCGGGCGACCCTGAGCCGCCTGCTCCCAGGGGCGGAACTGGTGCCTGCCGCCAGTACAGCGGAGGCGGCCCGCCTGGTGGCCGCGGGGACGGATCCCACGGTGTGCGTGGGTAGCCTCCGGGCGGCCGAACGCTACGGCTTGGCCGTGCTGCACCGCCACGTACAGGACCGGAGCGCGAACCACACCCGCTTCTGGCTCCTGACCCGGGGGCTGATCGCGGAGGCCGTGGGGGCTCGACGGAAGACGGCGGTGGTCTTTGCGTTCGCCGCGGACCGCCCGGGCAACCTCTACCAGGCCCTGGGGGTTTTCGCCCGGCGGAACGTCAACCTGACGCGGCTCGAGTCTCGCCCGGCTGGCGGCGACCTGGGGGCTTACCGGTTCTTTGCCGAGATCGAGGGGGATCTCGACGATCCCCGGGTGGCCGGAGGGGTCGAGGAGCTGGGGGCGGTGGCGGGGTACGTCCGGACCCTGGGGCGATATCCCGTTCTGGAGCCCACCATGGAGGGGATGGTGTCGATGACGGCGGAACGCGGGGAAGGGGCGGCCGATCTCCTTTCCCAGGAGGTACGAGAGAAGCTCGCCCGGATCGAGGCGTGGTTGGACCGGGCAGGCTACGACGTGCTCCTCCTCCAGCGGAGGGACAACGTCGCGTGGCTGACGGGGGGCGCCCGGAACCACGTCCCCAAGGCGACCGACGTGGGATCGGCCTGGGTCGTCGTGCGCCGCGGCCGGTGCACGGTGGTCACCACGGGCATCGAAGGGGAGCGCATCCGCCGGGAGGAGCTGCGGGGGGAGCCTTGGGAGGTGCGGACCTTCGACTGGTGGGATCCGGCCTCGGACCCGACCCCGCACCTGTTGACCGGGAAGGCCGCGTCCGATACGGGCGCCTACGGAACGACCCCGGTGCACGCGGAGATCCGGCGGCTGCGGGTGCCGCTCACCCTGCCCGAGCAGGCCCGCTACCGCCTGCTGGGCCGGGAGACCGCCGAGGCGGTGGAAGCGGTGGCCCGCAGGATCCTGCCCGGACAGAGCGAGTGGGAGGTGGCCGCGCAGCTGGAAGAGGCCCTCTGGGCCAGGGGCATCGAACCCACGGTCACCCTCGTGGCTGCCGACGACCGCCTTCGCGCCTACCGTCATCCCCTGCCGACGACGAACCGGGTGGGGGACCGGGTGATGCTGGTGACTTGCGGCAGGCGCCACGGGCTCATCGCCAACCTCACCCGTCTCGTCTCCTTCGTGCCGCAGGACGACGACCTGCAGCGTCGCCATCGCGCCTGCTGCACCGTCGACGCCGCCCTCTTCCTGGCCACCCGGGTGGGCACGCCCTACAGCGACCTGTGGGCCACCCTCCAGCACGCCTACGCCGCCGTCGGCTTCCCGGACGAGTGGCAGCTTCATCACCAGGGGGGCCCCACGGGCTACGAGGGACGGGACGAGCTCCTGCGGCCCTCGAGTGCCGGGCGCGTGGAGCCCTATCAGGCTTTCGCGTGGAACCCGTCGATCACCGGCACCAAGTCCGAGGACACGCTGCTGGCCACACCGGAAGGCCCCGAGTGGCTCACCGCGCCCCAGGATTGGCCCGCGGTGGAGGTGGAATGGGAAGGCCGGCGTCTCCGCCGGCCCGACATCCTCGTCCGCGCCTCCGCGACGGGGTGCGCCTAG
- the gcvPB gene encoding aminomethyl-transferring glycine dehydrogenase subunit GcvPB translates to MDHANLKGSQLQTARPSEPLIFERGSGGRRAMDFAPLGAGVPPLTDGVPARFLRNAPPDLPELSEPEVVRHYTRLSQRNFSVDTGFYPLGSCTMKYNPKIHEEFVALPGFSRIHPYQPEETVQGALRLMWELERWLCEVAGLSRATLQPAAGAHGELTGLMLIKAYHKAHAVAGDPPRDEILIPDSAHGTNPASAGMAGYRVAQIPSDARGGMDLEVLRRSVGARTAGLMLTNPNTLGLYDENILEIARLVHEAGGLLYYDGANANAILGISRPGDMGFDIVHFNLHKTFSTPHGGGGPGSGPIAVSQVLEPFLPVPIVEKTEDRFQLVYDRPKSIGQVRAFHGHFGVMVRAYAYILAMGAEGLRQVSEDAVLNANYLLARLRDLFEVPYDRPCMHEFVVSARPWKEHGVRALDIAKRLLDYGFHPPTVYFPLVVEEALMIEPTETETPETLDAFVDALAAIHAEAEANADLLHHAPYHTPVRRLDEAEAARHPNLRWRPEGGEGRP, encoded by the coding sequence AACCGCTCATCTTCGAACGCGGTTCGGGCGGACGGCGGGCCATGGACTTCGCGCCCCTAGGCGCCGGCGTGCCCCCCCTGACCGACGGGGTGCCGGCCCGTTTCCTCAGGAACGCGCCTCCGGACCTTCCCGAGCTCTCCGAGCCTGAGGTGGTACGGCACTACACGCGTCTCTCCCAGAGGAACTTCTCGGTGGACACCGGCTTCTACCCGCTGGGATCGTGCACCATGAAGTACAACCCCAAGATCCACGAGGAGTTCGTGGCGCTGCCAGGGTTCAGCCGCATCCATCCGTACCAGCCGGAGGAGACCGTTCAGGGCGCGCTCCGCCTCATGTGGGAGCTGGAGCGGTGGCTCTGCGAGGTGGCCGGCCTCTCTCGCGCTACCCTGCAGCCCGCGGCGGGTGCCCACGGGGAGCTCACGGGCCTGATGCTGATCAAGGCGTACCACAAGGCCCATGCAGTGGCCGGCGACCCGCCCAGGGACGAGATTCTCATCCCCGACTCGGCCCACGGCACCAATCCGGCCAGTGCCGGCATGGCCGGCTACCGGGTGGCCCAGATCCCGTCGGACGCCCGGGGCGGGATGGACCTGGAGGTGCTCCGCCGCTCGGTGGGCGCGCGCACGGCCGGGCTGATGCTGACCAACCCCAACACCCTCGGCCTCTACGACGAGAACATCCTGGAGATCGCGCGGCTGGTCCATGAAGCGGGGGGCCTGCTCTACTACGACGGCGCCAACGCCAACGCCATCCTCGGCATCTCCAGGCCGGGCGACATGGGGTTCGACATCGTCCACTTCAACCTGCACAAGACCTTCTCCACCCCCCACGGCGGCGGCGGGCCGGGTTCGGGGCCCATTGCCGTCAGCCAGGTGCTGGAGCCCTTCCTGCCCGTTCCTATCGTGGAGAAGACGGAAGACCGCTTTCAGCTGGTCTACGACCGCCCGAAGAGCATTGGGCAGGTGCGGGCGTTCCACGGCCACTTCGGAGTGATGGTGCGGGCGTACGCGTACATTCTGGCCATGGGGGCCGAGGGTCTCCGTCAGGTCTCGGAGGACGCGGTGCTCAACGCCAACTACCTGCTGGCCCGGCTGCGGGACCTGTTCGAGGTGCCCTACGACCGGCCGTGCATGCACGAGTTCGTGGTGTCGGCCCGCCCGTGGAAGGAGCACGGCGTGCGGGCCCTGGACATTGCCAAGCGGCTCCTCGACTACGGCTTCCACCCGCCGACCGTCTACTTCCCCCTGGTGGTGGAAGAGGCGCTCATGATCGAGCCGACGGAGACCGAGACGCCGGAGACCCTGGATGCCTTCGTCGATGCCCTGGCGGCCATCCACGCGGAGGCGGAGGCGAACGCTGACCTGCTCCACCACGCGCCCTATCATACCCCCGTACGCCGGCTCGACGAGGCCGAGGCCGCGCGCCACCCGAACCTCCGCTGGCGACCCGAAGGGGGCGAGGGCCGCCCGTGA
- the rpsF gene encoding 30S ribosomal protein S6 — translation MARPYELMVIFEPTLDEEAQIDPLLERLQQVIASHKGEVDHLDKWGRRRLAYEIDDRTEGFYAVMQFRAESEATRELDRLLKLSDGVVRHLIVRDEAKEREQQKKEAELPS, via the coding sequence GTGGCGCGACCGTACGAGTTGATGGTGATTTTCGAGCCCACCTTGGACGAGGAGGCGCAGATCGATCCCCTCCTCGAACGACTCCAGCAGGTGATCGCCTCCCACAAGGGCGAGGTGGACCACCTGGACAAGTGGGGTCGCCGTAGACTGGCCTACGAGATCGACGACCGCACCGAGGGCTTCTACGCCGTCATGCAGTTCCGGGCGGAGAGCGAGGCTACCCGCGAGCTCGACCGGCTGCTCAAGCTCAGCGACGGGGTGGTCCGGCACCTGATCGTGCGGGACGAGGCCAAGGAGAGGGAGCAGCAGAAGAAAGAGGCAGAGCTCCCGTCCTAG